GCTGGTCAGCACGGTGGCGAGGGTGCACAGCAGCGGGCCGAGCACGGTGACAGGCGTCGATGCCGGAGCCGGCGCGCCCGCCCGCCCGAGGGCGACGGCGTACGGCTTGGCGATCACGACGGCGAACCAGACACCGGCGATCAGGAACGACGCGACCACCGCGATCGCGAGGGCGGCCCAGTTGATGTCGGCGAGGACGGAGAACACGCGAAGACCCCTTACAGGTGAGCGGCCCGTGCGGCCGCTGACAGCAGGAGTCTTCGCCAGGTACAGGACAGGTTGGGTCCTGTACCTGGCGCCTCACCGCGGCGGCCTGCCTTCGGCACGACCACCGCTCCCGGCACGACCACTCGTCCCGGCGCGACCCGCCCGTCCCTCCACCACGACCCCCGGGACGCTCCCGCGCTCACCCAGAGGCGACCGGCACGCTGACCAGGTGGCGGGTATAGGCGTCCGGTGTGAAGCAGAGGGGCGACTCGGACGTCAGCGCCGTGCGTTCCAGCAGGGCCCGTGCCTCGGTGACCGGTGCCGTCGGGGAGTCGGCGGCGAGCGCGGCGGCCTCCTCGTCGACGAGGGCGAGGACCGTCTCCCGGTCGAGCACCCGGTGCCGCAGCCACTGCCTGATCCGGGTGCGGGCCAGTTCGGCGGTCGCCGCGTCCGCCGTCCGGCCGGCCATTGTCACCGTGCCGTGGCCCGCCTGCCAGGCCGCGAAGTACCGCAGTGCGACGGCGACTTCGGCGCGCACACCCTGCGGGGTGGGCGGTCCGGCGATCCTGCGCACCGACAGCAGATGGGCGGCGGTGACCTCGATGTCGTCCCGGCTCCGGTCGAGTTGGTGCGGGCGGGCGCCGAGCACCTCGTCGAAGGCGGCCCGGCAGACCGGCACCAGGGCCGGGTGGGTGACCCGGGAGCCGTCGAAGCCGTTCTCGGCCTCCCGTTCCTTCTCCAGCCGGACGGCGGCCACCGTCGCCGCGCGGGCGGCCCGGTCCGCTTCCGGCACCCGAGCGGAGACGGCGCCGACGGCGTGCGCGCCGCGCCGGTGGCAGACGCGCACCACGAGTTCGGCGCGGGCGTGCAGGAAGGAGGCGGTGGCTGGGATTCTCGCGCGGTCGGGCAGCAGGAAGTCGCTGCGGTGGCCGAACGTCCTGATCAGGGAGGTCAGATACTCCTCGTGGCCGATACCGAGTCCGGAGCTGTGGGTACGCAGTTCGTGGAGGATCTCCTCCATCTCGAAGGCGGCCGTGACCGTCTCGATGGGCACGCACGCCCTGACCGTGCCCCGCGGGATGCCCAGCAGGCCCTGCGCGGTGTCGAAGACGTCGTTCCAGAGCCGGGCCTCGTACCGGTTCTCCAGCTTCGGGAGGGAGAAGTAAGGACCGTACCCGGCGTCGATCAGCGGCTGGGCGCAGTGGAAGAAGTACAGCCCGAAGTCGACGAGCGCGGCGGGCACCGGGCGGTCCTCGTACGCCAGGTGTTCCTCGTCGAGGTGCCAGCCGCGCGGCCGGACGACGACGGTGGCGGGCCGTCCGCCCCCGGCGGGCGCGGCGTCGACGCGCCCCTCGACGACATCGCGCAGCGTCAGCTGGCCGCCGATGACGTTCTCCCAGGTGGGCGAGGTCGCGTCGGAGAAGTCCGCGATCCACACCTGGGCGCCGGAGCGCAACGCCTCGACGGCCTCCGGGCGCCGGGGTGGCGCGGTGATCTCCACCCGGCGGTCGACGAGCCCCGGCGCGGGCGGTGCGACCCGCCAGCGGGGGTCGGCGCGGACGGCGGAGGTGACCATCGGGAAGTCCAGCGGGGAGCCGCCGGCCAGCCGCATGGCCTGCCGGCGCCGCTCCTTCAGCAGATCCCGCCGGCGTTCGCCGAACTCGGCGGCCAGCCGTCCGACGAAGTCGAGGGCGGCGGGCGTGACGATCTCGTCGTGCCGCTCGCCCGGGGACGCCAGGACCGCGACACGGCTGTCCGGCGCGGTGTCGTGGACGGGGTGGGGCAGTGCGGTGAGGGACATCGGTTTCTCCTGCGCGGAAGACGGGCGGGCGGGTA
The sequence above is a segment of the Streptomyces griseoviridis genome. Coding sequences within it:
- a CDS encoding DUF1761 domain-containing protein, which encodes MFSVLADINWAALAIAVVASFLIAGVWFAVVIAKPYAVALGRAGAPAPASTPVTVLGPLLCTLATVLTSAVLVEALDITGIGDAVVFGLVVGVGYLGAMTFQIAINPNFPRPLYYGVLNAPYFVITSVLSSVVLVAMR
- a CDS encoding malate synthase; amino-acid sequence: MSLTALPHPVHDTAPDSRVAVLASPGERHDEIVTPAALDFVGRLAAEFGERRRDLLKERRRQAMRLAGGSPLDFPMVTSAVRADPRWRVAPPAPGLVDRRVEITAPPRRPEAVEALRSGAQVWIADFSDATSPTWENVIGGQLTLRDVVEGRVDAAPAGGGRPATVVVRPRGWHLDEEHLAYEDRPVPAALVDFGLYFFHCAQPLIDAGYGPYFSLPKLENRYEARLWNDVFDTAQGLLGIPRGTVRACVPIETVTAAFEMEEILHELRTHSSGLGIGHEEYLTSLIRTFGHRSDFLLPDRARIPATASFLHARAELVVRVCHRRGAHAVGAVSARVPEADRAARAATVAAVRLEKEREAENGFDGSRVTHPALVPVCRAAFDEVLGARPHQLDRSRDDIEVTAAHLLSVRRIAGPPTPQGVRAEVAVALRYFAAWQAGHGTVTMAGRTADAATAELARTRIRQWLRHRVLDRETVLALVDEEAAALAADSPTAPVTEARALLERTALTSESPLCFTPDAYTRHLVSVPVASG